A portion of the Cryptomeria japonica chromosome 5, Sugi_1.0, whole genome shotgun sequence genome contains these proteins:
- the LOC131062014 gene encoding uncharacterized protein LOC131062014: MGDSEFWLLLLVYIQHILTKQKTVNPNFNAVEQQILPLLERFNFLSECKDLRALSGIIDSLKADGFVLPFDTRKQLCRRLLRHATNANTVKEAQGLVDYAKQIVDCNFHALCEANQGLGFQKGCNENMIYVVEERICSAIFEEDILLQYMTEKIEEEGGDEGEGGLVNSRLAFYLQNGMQSQNTETRLLAIKLACACGFNSRIIFSKLLPIFEVTLYYEDFLTREYVLASLMDLIFLHHSSISLQTVFHFIFPFLYAPTPALQLVSVIGCGRLLLYNCFSEETECLLSKMIERHLYRFPVYCSLKGKLQKVDQALYIFFSEYSGEKKLHQDEICNTLVYMCLQKIEEGVVCVDTVKKQIEDNPLKAREASELHLALNFGLSLCSDALDAVVDSLILNVNDDLGISLLDKAKCVQWFLSK; encoded by the exons ATGGGGGATTCTGAATTCTGGCTGCTATTACTTGTATACATCCAACACATTCTTACAAAGCAAAAAACCGTGAATCCCAATTTTAATGCAGTCGAGCAGCAGATTCTTCCTCTACTGGAACGTTTCAATTTTTTGTCAGAATGCAAAGATTTGAGGGCTTTAAGCGGCATTATTGATTCCCTTAAAGCCGATGGATTTGTCTTGCCATTCGATACGAGAAAGCAGCTTTGCCGTCGTCTGCTGCGTCATGCGACTAACGCAAATACTGTTAAGGAGGCCCAGGGTTTGGTCGACTATGCCAAACAAATTGTTGATTGTAATTTTCATGCCCTTTGCGAAGCAAATCAGGGTTTGGGGTTTCAGAAGGGATGCAATGAGAATATGATTTATGTTGTGGAGGAGCGAATCTGCAGCGCTATATTTGAAGAGGATATTCTTTTGCAG TATATGACAGAGAAAATAGAAGAGGAGGGAGGAGATGAAGGAGAGGGAGGCTTGGTAAATAGTAGACTGGCATTTTATCTTCAAAATGGGATGCAATCTCAGAACACAGAGACTAGACTGTTGGCAATAAAACTGGCATGTGCCTGCGGCTTCAATTCCAGAATCATATTTTCCAAACTTCTTCCTATCTTTGAGGTCACTCTTTACTATGAGGATTTCTTGACACGTGAATATGTACTTGCATCTCTGATGGACTTGATCTTTCTTCACCATTCAAGCATTAGTTTGCAAACAGTCTTCCATTTTATATTCCCCTTTTTGTATGCTCCGACACCTGCCCTTCAACTTGTGTCTGTTATTGGTTGTG GGCGTCTTCTCCTCTACAACTGTTTCTCTGAGGAAACAGAGTGCTTATTGAGTAAAATGATTGAACGACATTTATATAGATTTCCAGTTTACTGTTCATT GAAGGGAAAACTACAAAAGGTTGATCAGGCTCTATACATTTTCTTCAGCGAGTATTCTGGGGAGAAGAAACTTCATCAAGATGAAATTTGCAATACTCTTGTATACATGTGCCTTCAAAAGATAGAGGAAGGTGTAGTTTGTGTAGACACTGTCAAAAAGCAGATTGAAGATAATCCTTTGAAAGCCAGAGAAGCAAGTGAATTGCATTTGGCTTTAAATTTCGGATTGAGTCTCTGCTCTGATGCCTTGGATGCAGTAGTAGACAGTCTTATTCTTAACGTTAATGACGATTTGGGAATATCATTACTAGACAAGGCTAAATGTGTCCAATGGTTTCTTTCAAAGTAG
- the LOC131063113 gene encoding alkaline ceramidase TOD1 yields MLQKLLLHKMDTMKFIVLMVLFISIIFIPCLVLSGTKNYTHLTTTKSSLDHLLDSFLTLIPKFSSQICNENSGIEVDSEVQWPLFMYPPQYGAEKYLLRKATLLVNKSCDLYSHTSASEVLRQIEKADLIQNSTLKFLKIEEDKPGSSSIRMSFGGDLDLQNRKRYFEISDEMALPCGFANYNSPGFLVSDGDKEAMDNCRGLVVISAIFGGYDRLRQPKRVRKISAENVCFFMFVDNVTLEKLAGQGIEPDKFHKIGLWRIVLMEELPYKEYVMSGLIPKYLPHRLFPNCMYTIWTDAKIQLTVDPLLILENLLIKQKADMALSRHAYNIHTMEEAIFTVRWRKWNKEGVRQQMENYCVDGLQPWSRKKLPYVADVGDTALILRKNNLPANLFSCLVFNEIQVFNPRDQLAFAYVRDKMSPKVKIHMFSVDIFNTITNEYRHFSKPSISSKEHEPDFNQGFYVDQEFTACRSYLDIMWNSSN; encoded by the exons ATGTTGCAGAAACTGCTTCTGCACAAAATGGACACCATGAAATTCATAGTATTGATGGTCTTGTTCATTTCCATAATCTTTATTCCATGCCTGGTCTTGTCAGGTACAAAGAATTATACACATCTTACCACAACAAAATCCAGCCTTGACCACCTCCTGGACAGTTTCCTTACCCTTATTCCAAAGTTTAGCAGTCAGATCTGTAATGAGAATTCTGGAATTGAGGTTGATTCAGAGGTTCAATGGCCGCTGTTTATGTATCCTCCACAATACGGGGCAGAAAAGTACTTACTAAGGAAAGCTACCTTATTGGTGAACAAATCATGTGATTTGTATTCCCATACTTCAG CCTCAGAAGTTCTTCGGCAAATTGAGAAAGCTGATTTGATTCAGAATTCCACCTTGAAATTTCTGAAGATAGAAGAAGACAAGCCTGGATCTTCTTCAATTCGAATGAGCTTTGGAGGCGATCTTGATTTACAAAACAGGAAGCGGTATTTTGAGATCTCTGATGAAATGGCATTGCCATGTGGTTTTGCAAATTACAATTCTCCCGGTTTCCTAGTGAGCGATGGAGACAAAGAAGCCATGGATAACTGTAGAGGATTGGTGGTAATTTCTGCTATATTCGGAGGCTATGACAGGCTCAGACAGCCAAAGCGAGTGAGGAAAATTAGCGCAGAAAATGTGTGCTTTTTCATGTTTGTGGACAATGTAACTCTTGAAAAGCTTGCAGGTCAGGGGATCGAACCTGACAAGTTTCATAAAATAGGACTATGGCGCATTGTTTTGATGGAGGAGCTGCCATACAAGGAATATGTTATGAGTGGTTTGATACCAAAATACCTTCCGCACAGGCTTTTTCCCAACTGTATGTACACTATTTGGACAGATGCCAAAATACAGCTGACTGTGGATCCGCTGCTGATTTTGGAGAATCTTCTGATCAAACAGAAGGCTGATATGGCTCTGTCAAGACATGCTTACAATATCCACACAATGGAAGAAGCCATTTTTACAGTGagatggagaaaatggaataaagagggcGTCAGACAGCAGATGGAAAATTACTGTGTCGATGGCTTACAGCCATGGAGTAGAAAAAAGCTTCCATATGTTGCAG ATGTGGGCGATACAGCATTGATATTGAGAAAGAACAACCTTCCAGCGAATCTGTTTTCATGTCTGGTTTTCAATGAAATACAAGTTTTCAATCCTCGGGATCAACTGGCGTTTGCATATGTTCGAGATAAGATGAGCCCGAAAGTGAAAATTCACATGTTTTCAGTAGATATTTTCAATACAATTACGAATGAATACAGGCATTTTAGTAAACCCAGTATCAGTAGTAAAGAACATGAGCCTGACTTCAATCAGGGATTTTATGTGGATCAGGAATTTACAGCCTGCAGATCTTACTTGGACATAATGTGGAATTCAAGCAATTAG